One part of the Alosa alosa isolate M-15738 ecotype Scorff River chromosome 4, AALO_Geno_1.1, whole genome shotgun sequence genome encodes these proteins:
- the cntn3a.2 gene encoding contactin-3 isoform X1, with translation MMLLWKQFLLLSIMECLADGSDSKSFNGPRWRMEPSDLILPVGGKQTEATLTCDAKGTPPPQYRWSLNGTSIDLKTDQRWVLSGGNLIIRDLDRDQDAGTYQCTAYNPHGAILSRRASLKFAYLNFKSQARSAVSVREGQGVVLLCGTPTYSGDLTFAWVFNEYTYFVQQDNRRFVSQETGNLYIAKVEPSDVGNYTCIVMNRVTRERVSSSPTPLVLRTDGAMGEYEPKIEVHFPDTVPAAKGSVVTLECFALGNPVPEITWRRANGVPFPSKVKMKNSNVVLEIPSFQQEDAGGYECLAENKMGKNVARGRLLFHAKPQWVQTMRDTALAIEDRLVWECKANGKPKPSHTWLKNGEMLVSEERMQLVDGALSIEAVNLSDGGMYQCVAENKHGVIYFSAELMVLASAPDFSKSPLRTLQKAKAGSAVTLECRPRAYPRAISLWKKGEEPLLTTERVIILPDGTLKITNLTKTDGGTYTCLAQNQFGTASTSGRLLVTKPTRISQGPSNMEIIVGESIVLPCQVACDPALDVAFSWAFNGQVISKVDRHFEHVGGPTAGDLMIRNIQLKHAGTYVCVVDTDVESLSASAVLVVKGPPGPPDSVTVDEITDSTAQVSWKLGPDNGSPIVGYILQTKTPFTVGWQAVDTVPEVIDGNTLTATVVNLNAWVEYEFRVVARNSVGMGEPSPASLKTRTEDSVPDTAPTDVSGGGGSKSELVITWEPVPEELQNGDGFGYIIAFRPLGEVTWTHAVTSTPGVSRYVYRNDSIAPFYPFSVKVGAYNTKGQGPFSAVTTVFSAEEEPSGVPGRVWVRSASASEIEVNWLPLAASSPERVLGYEVVYWEDDTKPETMGKVRVSGNQTSVYVSGLTGHTQYFLTVSAFNTAGTGPPSPTINATTKRFSPGQAPQNVEWTLIGSKLIVHWDPVVAMEMESEVTGYQVSYWRRRHRELNSVTTNETTVEILLPADDDYVIQVRALSDGGEGIPTETISVHKLSMSARGSGAWRPSSVASPLLVFVALSTFKASL, from the exons GTGGTCATTGAACGGTACATCGATCGATCTCAAGACGGACCAGAGGTGGGTCCTGTCGGGTGGCAACCTGATCATCAGGGATTTGGATCGGGATCAGGACGCCGGGACCTACCAGTGTACAGCCTACAACCCACACGGCGCCATCCTCAGCAGGAGGGCCAGCCTCAAGTTTGCAT ACTTGAATTTCAAAAGTCAAGCCAGAAGTGCTGTATCCGTTCGAGAAGGCCAAGGTGTCGTCTTGCTTTGTGGAACACCAACTTACTCAGGAG ACCTTACATTTGCTTGGGTCTTCAATGAATACACTTACTTCGTCCAACAAGACAATCGCCGCTTTGTTTCTCAGGAGACTGGGAACCTGTACATCGCTAAAGTCGAGCCGTCCGACGTGGGCAATTACACCTGCATCGTGATGAACCGCGTCAccagggagagagtgagcagctcCCCCACTCCTCTCGTCCTCAGGACAGACG GAGCTATGGGTGAATATGAGCCGAAAATAGAAGTTCATTTCCCTGACACAGTCCCAGCTGCGAAGGGATCAGTTGTTACGCTGGAGTGTTTCGCTCTTGGCAA CCCAGTCCCAGAGATCACCTGGAGGCGGGCGAACGGAGTCCCCTTCCCCAGCAAAGTGAAAATGAAGAACTCCAACGTTGTGCTGGAAATCCCCAGCTTCCAGCAGGAGGACGCAGGTGGATACGAGTGTCTGGCCGAAAACAAGATGGGGAAAAATGTCGCCAGAGGACGACTCCTATTCCATG CGAAGCCCCAGTGGGTCCAGACAATGCGGGACACGGCGCTGGCCATCGAGGACCGGCTGGTCTGGGAGTGCAAGGCCAACGGGAAGCCCAAGCCCTCCCATACCTGGCTCAAGAACGGAGAGATGCTCGTCTCAGAG GAGAGAATGCAGCTGGTGGACGGCGCGCTCTCCATAGAGGCGGTAAACCTGTCAGACGGCGGCATGTACCAGTGCGTGGCCGAGAACAAGCACGGCGTCATTTATTTCAGCGCAGAGCTGATGGTGCTGG CGTCCGCCCCAGACTTTTCCAAGAGCCCACTGCGGACCCTGCAGAAAGCCAAGGCGGGCAGTGCGGTCACGCTGGAGTGCCGGCCCCGAGCTTACCCCAGAGCGATTAGCCTGTGGAAGAAAGGCGAGGAGCCGCTGCTGACCACCGAGAG GGTAATTATTCTTCCTGATGGAACGTTGAAAATCACAAATTTGACAAAGACTGATGGAGGCACCTACACCTGCCTGGCACAAAACCAGTTTGGGACTGCCAGCACCTCCGGAAGACTGCTAGTCACAA AGCCCACGAGGATCAGTCAGGGCCCGTCAAACATGGAGATCATTGTGGGCGAGAGCATCGTGCTTCCCTGCCAGGTGGCGTGCGACCCGGCCCTGGATGTAGCGTTCTCCTGGGCTTTCAACGGCCAAGTCATCAGCAAGGTGGACCGACACTTCGAACACGTGGGAGGG CCAACAGCGGGTGACCTGATGATTCGGAACATCCAGCTGAAGCATGCTGggacgtacgtgtgtgtggtggacaCAGATGTCGAGAGCCTCTCAGCGTCTGCGGTTTTGGTCGTCAAAG GTCCCCCAGGCCCCCCGGACAGCGTGACGGTGGACGAGATCACGGACAGCACCGCTCAGGTCTCCTGGAAGCTTGGCCCTGACAATGGCAGCCCCATCGTGGGATACATCCTCCAGACCAAGACCCCTTTCACCGTGGGCTGGCAGGCGGTGGACACAG TCCCTGAGGTGATCGATGGGAACACGCTGACGGCCACCGTGGTGAACCTGAACGCCTGGGTGGAGTATGAGTTCCGCGTGGTGGCACGGAACAGCGTGGGGATGGGGGAGCCCAGTCCCGCTTCACTCAAGACCCGCACGGAAGATTCCG TCCCCGACACGGCCCCCACTGATGTCAGCGGTGGAGGAGGCTCCAAATCAGAGTTGGTAATAACGTGGGAG CCTGTGCCTGAGGAACTGCAGAATGGCGACGGCTTTGGCTATATCATCGCCTTCCGGCCGCTGGGTGAGGTCACCTGGACGCACGCCGTCACCTCCACACCCGGCGTGTCTCGCTATGTCTACCGCAATGACAGCATCGCCCCCTTCTACCCCTTCAGCGTGAAAGTGGGCGCCTACAACACCAAAGGCCAGGGCCCTTTCAGTGCCGTCACCACCGTCTTCTCTGCCGAGGAGG AGCCCAGTGGCGTGCCAGGCAGAGTATGGGTCAGAAGTGCCTCTGCCTCAGAGATCGAAGTGAACTGGCTGCCTCTCGCCGCTTCCTCTCCTGAAAGAGTTCTTGGCTATGAG GTAGTGTATTGGGAAGATGACACCAAGCCTGAGACGATGGGCAAAGTGCGAGTGTCTGGCAATCAGACATCTGTCTATGTCAGTGGCCTGACGGGCCACACTCAGTACTTTCTGACCGTGAGCGCCTTTAACACAGCTGGAACCGGTCCGCCCTCACCCACAATCAACGCCACCACCAAACGATTCT CCCCTGGTCAGGCACCGCAGAATGTGGAGTGGACCCTCATTGGCTCCAAGCTCATCGTGCACTGGGATCCTGTGGTCGCCATGGAGATGGAGTCAGAGGTCACAGGGTACCAG GTGTCCTACTGGAGACGGAGGCACAGAGAATTGAACAGTGTTACCACAAATGAGACAACAGTGGAGATCCTGCTGCCTGCCGATGATGACTACGTCATCCAGGTCAGGGCTCTGAGCGATGGAGGCGAGGGAATCCCCACAGAAACCATCTCCGTCCACAAGCTTA GTATGAGTGCAAGGGGATCAGGAGCGTGGCGGCCCAGTTCTGTCGCGTCGCCTCTGCTCGTCTTTGTGGCATTGTCTACGTTCAAGGCTTCTCTCTAA
- the cntn3a.2 gene encoding contactin-3 isoform X2 — MNRVTRERVSSSPTPLVLRTDGAMGEYEPKIEVHFPDTVPAAKGSVVTLECFALGNPVPEITWRRANGVPFPSKVKMKNSNVVLEIPSFQQEDAGGYECLAENKMGKNVARGRLLFHAKPQWVQTMRDTALAIEDRLVWECKANGKPKPSHTWLKNGEMLVSEERMQLVDGALSIEAVNLSDGGMYQCVAENKHGVIYFSAELMVLASAPDFSKSPLRTLQKAKAGSAVTLECRPRAYPRAISLWKKGEEPLLTTERVIILPDGTLKITNLTKTDGGTYTCLAQNQFGTASTSGRLLVTKPTRISQGPSNMEIIVGESIVLPCQVACDPALDVAFSWAFNGQVISKVDRHFEHVGGPTAGDLMIRNIQLKHAGTYVCVVDTDVESLSASAVLVVKGPPGPPDSVTVDEITDSTAQVSWKLGPDNGSPIVGYILQTKTPFTVGWQAVDTVPEVIDGNTLTATVVNLNAWVEYEFRVVARNSVGMGEPSPASLKTRTEDSVPDTAPTDVSGGGGSKSELVITWEPVPEELQNGDGFGYIIAFRPLGEVTWTHAVTSTPGVSRYVYRNDSIAPFYPFSVKVGAYNTKGQGPFSAVTTVFSAEEEPSGVPGRVWVRSASASEIEVNWLPLAASSPERVLGYEVVYWEDDTKPETMGKVRVSGNQTSVYVSGLTGHTQYFLTVSAFNTAGTGPPSPTINATTKRFSPGQAPQNVEWTLIGSKLIVHWDPVVAMEMESEVTGYQVSYWRRRHRELNSVTTNETTVEILLPADDDYVIQVRALSDGGEGIPTETISVHKLSMSARGSGAWRPSSVASPLLVFVALSTFKASL, encoded by the exons ATGAACCGCGTCAccagggagagagtgagcagctcCCCCACTCCTCTCGTCCTCAGGACAGACG GAGCTATGGGTGAATATGAGCCGAAAATAGAAGTTCATTTCCCTGACACAGTCCCAGCTGCGAAGGGATCAGTTGTTACGCTGGAGTGTTTCGCTCTTGGCAA CCCAGTCCCAGAGATCACCTGGAGGCGGGCGAACGGAGTCCCCTTCCCCAGCAAAGTGAAAATGAAGAACTCCAACGTTGTGCTGGAAATCCCCAGCTTCCAGCAGGAGGACGCAGGTGGATACGAGTGTCTGGCCGAAAACAAGATGGGGAAAAATGTCGCCAGAGGACGACTCCTATTCCATG CGAAGCCCCAGTGGGTCCAGACAATGCGGGACACGGCGCTGGCCATCGAGGACCGGCTGGTCTGGGAGTGCAAGGCCAACGGGAAGCCCAAGCCCTCCCATACCTGGCTCAAGAACGGAGAGATGCTCGTCTCAGAG GAGAGAATGCAGCTGGTGGACGGCGCGCTCTCCATAGAGGCGGTAAACCTGTCAGACGGCGGCATGTACCAGTGCGTGGCCGAGAACAAGCACGGCGTCATTTATTTCAGCGCAGAGCTGATGGTGCTGG CGTCCGCCCCAGACTTTTCCAAGAGCCCACTGCGGACCCTGCAGAAAGCCAAGGCGGGCAGTGCGGTCACGCTGGAGTGCCGGCCCCGAGCTTACCCCAGAGCGATTAGCCTGTGGAAGAAAGGCGAGGAGCCGCTGCTGACCACCGAGAG GGTAATTATTCTTCCTGATGGAACGTTGAAAATCACAAATTTGACAAAGACTGATGGAGGCACCTACACCTGCCTGGCACAAAACCAGTTTGGGACTGCCAGCACCTCCGGAAGACTGCTAGTCACAA AGCCCACGAGGATCAGTCAGGGCCCGTCAAACATGGAGATCATTGTGGGCGAGAGCATCGTGCTTCCCTGCCAGGTGGCGTGCGACCCGGCCCTGGATGTAGCGTTCTCCTGGGCTTTCAACGGCCAAGTCATCAGCAAGGTGGACCGACACTTCGAACACGTGGGAGGG CCAACAGCGGGTGACCTGATGATTCGGAACATCCAGCTGAAGCATGCTGggacgtacgtgtgtgtggtggacaCAGATGTCGAGAGCCTCTCAGCGTCTGCGGTTTTGGTCGTCAAAG GTCCCCCAGGCCCCCCGGACAGCGTGACGGTGGACGAGATCACGGACAGCACCGCTCAGGTCTCCTGGAAGCTTGGCCCTGACAATGGCAGCCCCATCGTGGGATACATCCTCCAGACCAAGACCCCTTTCACCGTGGGCTGGCAGGCGGTGGACACAG TCCCTGAGGTGATCGATGGGAACACGCTGACGGCCACCGTGGTGAACCTGAACGCCTGGGTGGAGTATGAGTTCCGCGTGGTGGCACGGAACAGCGTGGGGATGGGGGAGCCCAGTCCCGCTTCACTCAAGACCCGCACGGAAGATTCCG TCCCCGACACGGCCCCCACTGATGTCAGCGGTGGAGGAGGCTCCAAATCAGAGTTGGTAATAACGTGGGAG CCTGTGCCTGAGGAACTGCAGAATGGCGACGGCTTTGGCTATATCATCGCCTTCCGGCCGCTGGGTGAGGTCACCTGGACGCACGCCGTCACCTCCACACCCGGCGTGTCTCGCTATGTCTACCGCAATGACAGCATCGCCCCCTTCTACCCCTTCAGCGTGAAAGTGGGCGCCTACAACACCAAAGGCCAGGGCCCTTTCAGTGCCGTCACCACCGTCTTCTCTGCCGAGGAGG AGCCCAGTGGCGTGCCAGGCAGAGTATGGGTCAGAAGTGCCTCTGCCTCAGAGATCGAAGTGAACTGGCTGCCTCTCGCCGCTTCCTCTCCTGAAAGAGTTCTTGGCTATGAG GTAGTGTATTGGGAAGATGACACCAAGCCTGAGACGATGGGCAAAGTGCGAGTGTCTGGCAATCAGACATCTGTCTATGTCAGTGGCCTGACGGGCCACACTCAGTACTTTCTGACCGTGAGCGCCTTTAACACAGCTGGAACCGGTCCGCCCTCACCCACAATCAACGCCACCACCAAACGATTCT CCCCTGGTCAGGCACCGCAGAATGTGGAGTGGACCCTCATTGGCTCCAAGCTCATCGTGCACTGGGATCCTGTGGTCGCCATGGAGATGGAGTCAGAGGTCACAGGGTACCAG GTGTCCTACTGGAGACGGAGGCACAGAGAATTGAACAGTGTTACCACAAATGAGACAACAGTGGAGATCCTGCTGCCTGCCGATGATGACTACGTCATCCAGGTCAGGGCTCTGAGCGATGGAGGCGAGGGAATCCCCACAGAAACCATCTCCGTCCACAAGCTTA GTATGAGTGCAAGGGGATCAGGAGCGTGGCGGCCCAGTTCTGTCGCGTCGCCTCTGCTCGTCTTTGTGGCATTGTCTACGTTCAAGGCTTCTCTCTAA